ATATCAAAAACCACCTTGCCGATATGACTTGCTTTGGCCATGATGCGGAACGTGTCAGCGAAGTCTGTAATTGAAGTAGTCTCAGTGTGGATTGGTTTGATAGCCCCTTTATCAAATAGACTCGCCACCTGTCGCATCAGCCTCTGAGCCTTGTTCTTCTGAAGCATTACTATTCGGTCTATTTGGCATGACAACACAGACTTGTTTTCTAGGAGCAGGGGCATCAGAAGAAGGTTCGTCTTCTGTAGGATATCTCTCTTTCCGATTTCGCAAAACCTTCCACCAAAGGAGAGGCACTCTATTCCCTTGAGAAGTAGTCTTCCGCTCAATGAGTTAAGAACCACGTCAACTCCGTTACCCTCTGTCCAGCTCATCACATCATCATAGAACCTTTCAGAACGAGAGTCTGTCACCATCTCGATGCCAAGTTCCTCTCGAAGGTAAGATCTCTTCTTCTTACTTCCAGCAGAGCAGATGATTTTTGCTCCAATCATTCGAGCCACTTGAATTGCTGCCAAACCAACCCCGCCACATGCAGAATGAATAAGAATCGTTTCATCCTTCTGAAGATTTGCTCTCTCGACCAGACTGTAATAAGCAGTTGAGAAAATCACACTTATGCCTGCACTTTCAACCCAGTTGAGGTTTGACGGCTTAGGGACCAGTAACTTTTCATCACTGATGGTGTGTGAGGCGAAGCAGTGCTTACCAAAGCCAACCACTTCATCTCCAATGTGCAGTGAGGTTACCCCAGCGCCTAGTTTCACGACCACGCCACTACATTCCAGACCAAAGTGGGCCCTCTCATCTTCTTCATCTAACCCTGATAGGAGTCCAAGAGCCATCATTACGTCTTTGAAGTTGAGAGCAGCAGCATTGACTTTAACTATGACTTTACCGGGAGGTGGTTCCATTTCACTCAGATAACTGAAGCCCATATCATCTATTGAAGCGTTCTTACTTGACATGTCAGCGTTTTGTATGAGTTGCCAGTACGTGTCATTATTCGTGTCATGGGCAGGAATTTCAGCTTTAACCAATCTCGGCAAGAGGACTTCTCCATGTCTGATGCTTATTTCCCGATCATTAACGTCACATCTTACAATCACCTTGACTAAGATGCTTAGGCTTTCTTTTGACTCGTCATCTAGATGAAAAGAAAACATGGGCACCTGGCTCTGGTTTGTGGCTGCCCTAATAATTCCAACAGCAACTGCACTTGACGTCTTGGTCCCGGTCGTAACAACGGAAACCTGGGAAAACCGACTTGAGTCTTCATTGACTTCTTGTAAGACGCGGGTGAGTTGTTTAGCTTTCCAGTCAGCCTGACCGAGAATGTAGACAAGGTGAGCACACTCTTTCTTGCCTTCGAGAGCATCATCAAGCTTTCTGTCAGAAGATGCGAAGGTGGTGTTTTGAGGCAGGGAGTCTTTAAGTGCCCTCAAGACATTTCCTTTACCTGGGAATGCGGAGTCGGAGAGAACTAGCCAGTCAGATTCTGGTTCTTCTGGGCAACACTCTTCAATTGACTTCTTGCCGATCATGATGCTATGGAAAAACTCGTTTGGAGAGGATACAGCAAAAACGTCTGTAAAACCACCATTCTTCATCAGGTCAACCCAACCTTGTTGATCCAACCAGCAAACATCGGTGCGGAAATCTTGGAAAGCCCAGCACAGCTCCAGTGCTCCAAAAAGGAGCTCAGATATAAACTTGGTGTTCGTTGCTTCATACATAACCAACCAACCCTCAGGACATAGAAGGTTCCTCATATGGTGGAGTCCGTTGTTCAAGTCAACAGCAGAATGAAGGGTGTCCATGCAGACCACAATATCAACGGAGCCTGGAACGAACCCCTGTGGTTCAACGTCAGTCTCAATGTCAAGCTGCTGATATTTTACGAATGGGTACTCCTGAAGTCTCCCTTGTGCGTGAGCAAAGAAGGAGGCACTCAGGTCGGTGAAGATGTACTCCAATTTGTTTTCCATTCCTAGTTGTTTTAGGGGCTCTAGAATGTAGCTGGCTAGGCCACCCATTCTTCCTCCAACCTCCACAACTCTCACAACTCCTTTGCTCTTTGCAGCTTCTTTAACTGCATTCTCAATCATCTTGGCTCCTGCTTTGTAGTACAGTCTGGTTGTCAGGGAGTCTATGAAGTAATGCGCAATGTTCTCAGCGGCAAAAAGAATTGAGACTGCAGTTGATGGATCACGGAGGGTGGTCGGGAGATTGTCACCTAGACTTGTCATCATGGTCAACTCTTGTTTGAGCTCTGGGATGCGCTGCATGATGTCTTTGATGACAATGGGGATCTGTTCAAACGGTATGTCATCTACTGTATCGTCTGCTGCAATTTCCTCAAGTCTCTTAATGTATCGTGGGTTACACTTGCCACGTTCCTCTGCGGGAACCTCGCCGAAAGCGTGCCGAATGTATGAGACGCAGATTGCCTGCAGCACATGAACTACATCAACAGCTTTTGAAATTGGATCTATCTCTTCCGGGTAGTTCTCCTGAAGATAGTATGGCTCGAAGACATCATAAGCAGCAGATGTTGGTGGAAGAGCAGCCTTTTGGGGCTGTAACTTGGTGAGGTAGAGGCAAGATGACAAGGGTACATCCGAGGTAGTACCAACCACGTTCTGGCATTTGCAGCCAACCACCTCCATCAGCACCTTCCCGCTGTTTGTGGCCATTGTGATGTCTCCTGTGAGTGACAATGAATCACACTCAGTGACTTTCACATGAGCAACAAACGACTCCGATGCTGGCAGTGACGGAACGTGCATCTTCAGGGATTTGATGGCTACGGGTAGATATAGTGTGGACGTGTCTCCAATGGCAGAGATGAGCAGCTGAAAACATCCATCAAGGTGGGTGATCTGAAGTCGCAGTTTGTTAACTGGAGCTGGGCAAAGGTACCCAAGCGCTTCACCGTCCCCAAGAGCTATTTTCTCGATAACCTGGAACGCTGGACCATACTGTAGGCCAAGAGCAGCAAGCTTGCTGTAGAACACATCCCCAGGTGTGTTACTAGTGCATCGTGAAAGGATGCTTTTCATTGGGATGTGGTCGTTTAGGATCGTAGCATTCGCTGTGATATCGGCCTCGCTGTACATTGTGCCATCTGCTACAATCTGGACCTTTGAACCTTCCATGTTACAACCAAGCTGAAGATTGCCAAATTTACTACCACCAGTAGCCGTTTTCTCGGGCCACATCAGTAGTTTGCAAAACGACACATTTGACAAGCACGGCAACTCATTCTCTGGGAAGGAAGCCTCGATGGCGTATTCTACATAGCCCGCTCCAGGAAACACTAGTCGGTCTTGCACGATATGATCGGCCAGGAAGGGGAATACCAACAGTGACATGTTTCCATTTTGCCCTTTAAAGGTACGATCGTCAAGTCCAAGACGTTTCATGCGCATTGGCTCCGACTCTATCCAAAATGACTGATGCTGCCACGGGTAGGTGGGAATCGATACCCATTCTGCGCAGTCTCCAGTAACATTCTTCCAGTTAACATTGAGGCCAGCAATGTAAAGCTCACCCAAAGCCTTGAGGACCATGTAGCGATCATCTTGTCGACGCTGACCCGAAGAGATAGAGGTTATGTTGGATTTGATGTTGCCTTGCTTTGCTATCTGATTGACAGATGAGATGAGTGTTGCTGAGGAACCACATTCCAGAAAAAGATCTGCCTCGGTATCTTCCAAAATAGCCTCAACTGCTGGCTGGAACTGCACCGTGTTTCTGATGTTGTCCCACCAGTAATCTGTACCAAAATCTCCTTTATACAGCTCCCCTGTTACGGTGGAATACATGGGTAGGGTACGGCATCCTGCCTCCGTCTCCACAGCTCCTTTCATGGCAGCTCGGAAAGACTTCTCCATTGGATCCATTTCTGGTGTGTGGAAAGCACATTGGACCCGCAATTGCTTGGCCACTGTAGGATTGTTTTTTGCATACTCAGTGATAAGCTCAGTGTCTCCTGCGATGGTGATACCAGATGGAGAATTTAGTGCTGCTATGTAAAGCTTGTCAGATTTAGAGCAGATCTCTTGTGCGTCTTTCAGAGACAGACGCAGAGCTGCCATGCTTCCAGCCCCCTTGACTTTAGCCTGTTGTGTACTTCGATGGTAGATCACTCTAACTGCTTCGTCAATTGTCAAACCACCACATGCGTATGCAGCGGCAACTTCACCCAGGCTGTGACCAACCACCACATCTGGAATGATCCCCCAAAACTGCCAAAGATGGAACAAACCAATCTGGAAGAAGAGGATAGCTGGCTGTGATATCTCCATATCGTCGATAAGCTGATCTGCGTCTATCTTTTCACCTGTTTTAGTCATGCCATTGAGTCTATTGAAGAACAGCTTGTCATGAAGCAGGGACCAACCGCTCAGCTTTTGGAAGATCTCATcacatttttgtacaatttCACGGAACACTTTCTCTGTTCTGTAAAGCTGCCGTCCCATGTTGCCCCATTGTTGTCCTTGACCAGGAAAAATCATGCAGATCTGTCTCTTCTTGCCGTAGGCACTTCCAGATGACATACCTTCTCCACTCCCGGTTTTCACGAAGCTGGCGAGTTGTTTCTGAAACTGTTCTCCGGATTTAGTGATGACTGCTAGGCGGCATTCATGATGCTTTCGTCGAGTTGAGAGCCATGAGACAACTTTGAGTGCGTCTTTATCATCAGTGAAATTCTTCCATTGTTCTGCAACACCATTTAGAGCATCTGTTGACTTGGCTGATAAAGGAATCAAGATGCTGTTGCCTTGATCACTGCCGCCAAACTGCCACTGAGCACGGAAGGATTTTGAGTCACTTTCTGGATCTGGGGAATCTCGAGCCGGGGGCTCTTGGAAGATCATGTGAGCAACAGCACCAGCAAAACCGAAGCTGTTAAGACCGATGATAGTTTGCTGACCATCAGGTAGAGGCTCGAGCTTGGTCTGGACCTGCAGCTTCCATTCTTCCGTGTCTATATGAGGGTTGACGTCAGTATAGTTGATAGTTGGACAAAGCATCTTTTTCTCCAACATCAAAGCTACTTTGATGGCTGCCGTTATTCCAGCAGCACACTCGTTGTGGCCAAAGTTGCTCTTGACGGAGCCTATCCTAAGAGGTGTTTCACGGTGCGGAGCGAAGGTCTTGCCGATAGCTTCAGCCTCAATCGGGTCCCCAACCGGTGTTCCAGTCCCGTGGGCCTCGATGCAGTGTACACTTGAGAGAGGGACATCAAAGCGCTCGTACGCTTGCTTCATGACCGTCATCTGAGCTGGCACGGATGGCATGGTGAGGCTGTTCGAGAATCCATTGGCAGCAATAGCACTACCTCGAATCGATGCGTAGATGTGATCACCGTCATATATTGCTTGTTGAAGAGGCTTCAGGATCAGAGCCCCGAAACCTTCACTTCGTACGTAGCCTTTTGCTGAACTGGAGAAGGGACAGCATTGCCCTTCGGGGGAGAGGACTCCAAGAGCGCTGAAGCCAACCGTAACATCAGGCATGAGGAGATTGTTACAACCACCCAGAACTGCAACGTTACATTCGTTGTTCCAGATGCCGGTACAAGCGAAATGCATTGCTGTCATAGAAGAGGCACATGCCGTATCTACAGCAATACTTGGACCTTTCAAATCAAAGGCATAGGACACTCTGTTTGCTGCCACGCTATGTGCAGAACCTGTCACTGTGTAAGCATCAATAAGAGAAGTCTCTCCAAGCGACTGGATCGGGTAGTCCATCATACCTATCCCAAGGTAAACCCCCGCGGACTCACCGACTGTGTCTGGTACGATGCCAGCATCCTCAAAGGCTTCATTGACTACTTCCAGTATATGACGTTGCTGTGGGTCCATGGACATCGCTTCTCTTGGAGAGATTTTGAAGAAGGTGTTGTCGAACTTGTCTATGCCATCAATGAACCCACATCGCCTGGTGACCATCTTCCCTTGCTTGGTTTGGTCTGGGTGGTAGAAATTGTCGAGTGACCATCGGTCTGGTGGGACCTCAGTAATGGTGTTTCTACCATCATGGATGACCTTCCAGAACTCATCCGGACTTTTGACACCACCCGGCATGCGACATCctgttaaacaaataaaaaacatggaGTTGTAAGAATGTTTGCCTTTACAAAAACTTTCAATAATCGCATTTTTTTCGATTGATCTTCTCAGCATCTTGC
The sequence above is drawn from the Asterias rubens chromosome 9, eAstRub1.3, whole genome shotgun sequence genome and encodes:
- the LOC117294437 gene encoding mycocerosic acid synthase-like, which gives rise to MENKYRPIAIVGIGCRMPGGVKSPDEFWKVIHDGRNTITEVPPDRWSLDNFYHPDQTKQGKMVTRRCGFIDGIDKFDNTFFKISPREAMSMDPQQRHILEVVNEAFEDAGIVPDTVGESAGVYLGIGMMDYPIQSLGETSLIDAYTVTGSAHSVAANRVSYAFDLKGPSIAVDTACASSMTAMHFACTGIWNNECNVAVLGGCNNLLMPDVTVGFSALGVLSPEGQCCPFSSSAKGYVRSEGFGALILKPLQQAIYDGDHIYASIRGSAIAANGFSNSLTMPSVPAQMTVMKQAYERFDVPLSSVHCIEAHGTGTPVGDPIEAEAIGKTFAPHRETPLRIGSVKSNFGHNECAAGITAAIKVALMLEKKMLCPTINYTDVNPHIDTEEWKLQVQTKLEPLPDGQQTIIGLNSFGFAGAVAHMIFQEPPARDSPDPESDSKSFRAQWQFGGSDQGNSILIPLSAKSTDALNGVAEQWKNFTDDKDALKVVSWLSTRRKHHECRLAVITKSGEQFQKQLASFVKTGSGEGMSSGSAYGKKRQICMIFPGQGQQWGNMGRQLYRTEKVFREIVQKCDEIFQKLSGWSLLHDKLFFNRLNGMTKTGEKIDADQLIDDMEISQPAILFFQIGLFHLWQFWGIIPDVVVGHSLGEVAAAYACGGLTIDEAVRVIYHRSTQQAKVKGAGSMAALRLSLKDAQEICSKSDKLYIAALNSPSGITIAGDTELITEYAKNNPTVAKQLRVQCAFHTPEMDPMEKSFRAAMKGAVETEAGCRTLPMYSTVTGELYKGDFGTDYWWDNIRNTVQFQPAVEAILEDTEADLFLECGSSATLISSVNQIAKQGNIKSNITSISSGQRRQDDRYMVLKALGELYIAGLNVNWKNVTGDCAEWVSIPTYPWQHQSFWIESEPMRMKRLGLDDRTFKGQNGNMSLLVFPFLADHIVQDRLVFPGAGYVEYAIEASFPENELPCLSNVSFCKLLMWPEKTATGGSKFGNLQLGCNMEGSKVQIVADGTMYSEADITANATILNDHIPMKSILSRCTSNTPGDVFYSKLAALGLQYGPAFQVIEKIALGDGEALGYLCPAPVNKLRLQITHLDGCFQLLISAIGDTSTLYLPVAIKSLKMHVPSLPASESFVAHVKVTECDSLSLTGDITMATNSGKVLMEVVGCKCQNVVGTTSDVPLSSCLYLTKLQPQKAALPPTSAAYDVFEPYYLQENYPEEIDPISKAVDVVHVLQAICVSYIRHAFGEVPAEERGKCNPRYIKRLEEIAADDTVDDIPFEQIPIVIKDIMQRIPELKQELTMMTSLGDNLPTTLRDPSTAVSILFAAENIAHYFIDSLTTRLYYKAGAKMIENAVKEAAKSKGVVRVVEVGGRMGGLASYILEPLKQLGMENKLEYIFTDLSASFFAHAQGRLQEYPFVKYQQLDIETDVEPQGFVPGSVDIVVCMDTLHSAVDLNNGLHHMRNLLCPEGWLVMYEATNTKFISELLFGALELCWAFQDFRTDVCWLDQQGWVDLMKNGGFTDVFAVSSPNEFFHSIMIGKKSIEECCPEEPESDWLVLSDSAFPGKGNVLRALKDSLPQNTTFASSDRKLDDALEGKKECAHLVYILGQADWKAKQLTRVLQEVNEDSSRFSQVSVVTTGTKTSSAVAVGIIRAATNQSQVPMFSFHLDDESKESLSILVKVIVRCDVNDREISIRHGEVLLPRLVKAEIPAHDTNNDTYWQLIQNADMSSKNASIDDMGFSYLSEMEPPPGKVIVKVNAAALNFKDVMMALGLLSGLDEEDERAHFGLECSGVVVKLGAGVTSLHIGDEVVGFGKHCFASHTISDEKLLVPKPSNLNWVESAGISVIFSTAYYSLVERANLQKDETILIHSACGGVGLAAIQVARMIGAKIICSAGSKKKRSYLREELGIEMVTDSRSERFYDDVMSWTEGNGVDVVLNSLSGRLLLKGIECLSFGGRFCEIGKRDILQKTNLLLMPLLLENKSVLSCQIDRIVMLQKNKAQRLMRQVASLFDKGAIKPIHTETTSITDFADTFRIMAKASHIGKVVFDIPKDYKPLQVVPTCTLFKVNATYIVTGGYGGLGQAFARWLCKKGARHVALVSRRGCHNASARRTVTFLKRRGVKVYDFAVDLADASSVQTILRQLNEVHNAPVVRGIFHLAGFIAEESLSDLTPELMDNILGAKAASARHLHNLTDHLPLDFFLMTSSVIAVWGHPSQPCYTAANVYLDDLAEERKAKGLPAMSLQLGAVRGAGYLESNSDVVKTLGMKGNMTLHIDEVLQVVGQLLQAKDSPAVLCLANQDWDATLRHCHNDSLKFRHLTLGQQVAQTDCDLSQEDLEDRVRQKMGQLLCVEPGSIDLQQPMINYGIDSLMAVEMVTWASKELNVIISQLDILGGICTNVLLEKALDHSVVINVAE